From the genome of Gorilla gorilla gorilla isolate KB3781 chromosome 4, NHGRI_mGorGor1-v2.1_pri, whole genome shotgun sequence, one region includes:
- the PWWP2A gene encoding PWWP domain-containing protein 2A isoform X3 — protein sequence MPLQSNTFQEGTEVKCEANGAVPDDPSPVPHPELSLAESLWTSKPPPLFHEGAPYPPPLFIRDTYNQSIPQPPPRKIKRPKRKMYREEPTSIMNAIKLRPRQVLCDKCKNSVVAEKKEIRKGSSASDSSKYEDKKRRNESVTTVNKKLKTDHKVDGKNQNESQKRNAVVKVSNIAHSRGRVVKVSAQANTSKAQLSTKKVLQSKNMDHAKAREVLKIAKEKAQKKQNETSTSKNAHSKVHFTRRYQNPSSGSLPPRVRLKPQRYRNEENDSSLKTGLEKMRSGKMAPKPQSRCTSTRSAGEAPSENQSPSKGPEEASSEVQDTNEVHVPGDQDEPQTLGKKGSKNNISVYMTLNQKKSDSSSASVCSIDSTDDLKSSNSECSSSESFDFPPGSMHAPSTSSTSSSSKEEKKLSNSLKMKVFSKNVSKCVTPDGRTICVGDIVWAKIYGFPWWPARILTITVSRKDNGLLVRQEARISWFGSPTTSFLALSQLSPFLENFQSRFNKKRKGLYRKAITEAAKAAKQLTPEVRALLTQFET from the coding sequence ATGCCGCTCCAAAGTAATACATTCCAAGAAGGGACAGAAGTCAAGTGTGAAGCAAATGGTGCTGTTCCCGATGACCCTTCTCCCGTCCCGCATCCCGAGCTGAGCTTGGCTGAAAGCCTGTGGACTTCCAAACCACCACCTCTCTTCCATGAAGGAGCACCTTATCCTCCCCCTTTGTTTATCAGGGACACATATAACCAATCAATACCTCAGCCACCTCCTCGGAAAATTAAGCGACCCAAACGAAAAATGTACAGGGAAGAACCCACTTCAATAATGAATGCTATTAAACTACGACCCAGGCAAGTTCTGTGTGATAAATGTAAAAACAGTGTTGTTgctgaaaaaaaggaaattagaaaaggtAGTAGTGCAAGTGACTCTTCTAAATATGAAGATAAAAAACGGAGAAATGAAAGTGTAACTACTGtgaacaaaaaactgaaaactgaCCATAAAGTGGATGggaaaaaccaaaatgaaagCCAGAAAAGAAATGCTGTGGTTAAGGTTTCAAATATTGCTCACAGCAGAGGCAGAGTGGTAAAAGTTTCTGCTCAGGCAAATACATCAAAAGCTCAGTTAAGTACTAAAAAAGTTCTCCAGAGTAAGAACATGGATCATGCGAAAGCTCGGGAAGTGTTAAAAATTGCCAAAGAAAAGGCACAAAAGAAGCAAAATGAAACCTCTACTTCCAAAAATGCACATTCAAAAGTCCATTTCACACGTCGATATCAGAATCCTAGCTCAGGTTCCCTTCCACCCCGGGTTCGTTTAAAACCACAGAGGTACAGGAATGAAGAAAATGACTCTTCTCTGAAGACAGGACTTGAGAAAATGCGGAGTGGCAAGATGGCACCCAAGCCCCAGTCTCGCTGCACCTCTACCCGCTCAGCAGGTGAGGCCCCTTCAGAAAATCAGAGTCCCTCAAAAGGCCCTGAAGAGGCCAGCAGTGAGGTTCAGGACACAAATGAAGTGCATGTGCCTGGTGATCAGGATGAACCACAGACATTGGGCAAAAAGGGCAGCAAAAACAATATCTCTGTTTACATGACcctaaatcaaaagaaatctgACTCTTCCAGTGCTTCAGTGTGTAGCATTGATAGCACAGATGATTTGAAATCTTCCAACTCTGAGTGTAGTTCTTCTGAAAGCTTTGATTTTCCTCCAGGCAGTATGCAtgcaccttccacctcctccacttcctcctcttcaaaggaagagaaaaagctcAGTAATTCCTTGAAAATGAAAGTCTTTTCCAAAAACGTCTCTAAATGCGTCACACCAGATGGCAGGACCATATGTGTAGGGGACATTGTTTGGGCCAAGATATATGGCTTCCCTTGGTGGCCAGCCCGTATTCTTACTATAACTGTGAGCCGGAAAGATAACGGCCTTTTAGTCCGACAGGAGGCCCGTATTTCATGGTTTGGGTCTCCAACAACATCTTTCCTTGCTCTTTCACAACTCTCCCCCTTTTTAGAAAACTTCCAGTCACGCTTTAATAAGAAGAGAAAGGGCCTGTATCGCAAGGCTATCACAGAGGCAGCTAAGGCTGCCAAGCAGCTGACCCCCGAAGTGCGGGCTTTGTTGACACAGTTTGAAACGTGA